The DNA segment CTAAAAACATAGATGAAGTAGGCGAACCATTAAGCAAAGAAGCTGTTTTTAAAGGGGATGCTTTGTTTTTAGGAGGTGAAAACTCTGGATACATTCAGCAAATAGATGAAATAATAATAAAAAAACATTTCCCAAAAGCTAAAATTGGAACCATAAAAAATGCTGGGCATTGGCTACACGCAGAAAATCCTGAAGAATTTTATGAAAATGTTATGAATTTTTTATAGTATTGTAAAGGCAATTTGCTATGTATGCATAATAAATTGAAAAATTTGATAAAAATCCATATCAATAATAAATTTAATTTAACTCAAATCAATTATGAAGAAAGTAGTTCTACTTGCCGTATTTGCACTTGCAACGGCAGTAACCTATGCCGGCGGTTATCGTGTTAGCTTGCAAGGACAAAAAGCACTTGCTATGGGGCACACTGGTGTGGCTGTGGTAAACAGTGCGGAGAGTGTGTTTTTTAATCCCGCGGGATTAGTGTATTTAGAAAATAAATTAAGCATATCAGCAGGTGTTAGCGGTGTGTTCTCTACTGTAGCCTACCAAAATGAAGCTCTTGGAACCTATGCTGAAACTGATAATCCAGTAAGTACTCCCTTGTATTTTTATGCATCGTATCAAGCAACAGATTGGCTTGCTTTAGGGTTAGGAGTTTATACTCCTTACGGAAGTACTGTTGAATATGAAGATGATTGGGCAGGTTCTCACCTAGTAAATAATATTGATTTACAAGCAATATTCATTCAGCCAAGTGTTTCGTTAAAAGTAAATGATAAATTTAGTGTAGGTGGTGGTCCAATTTATGTAACGGGGTCGGTTAATTTTAATCGAAATCTTACAAGATCACTTACAGATTTAGAAGGAAACCGTTCTGAAGTTACTATCGATGCTTCAGGAGTTACCAATTGGGGATGGACTGCAGGTTTTATGTTTAATCCAACCGATAACTTACGTATTGGTGCTAATTACCGTTCCGAAATTATTTTAGAAGCTGAAGAAGGGGATGCAGATTTTCAAAACGTACCCAATTCGCCATTAACTCCATTTGTAGATACTCAATTCGATGCGTCTTTACCTATGCCTGCTGAATTAACAGTTGGTTTAAGTTATGAATTTTGTGAAAAATGGACTTTTGCTTTTGACTATAACCGTGCTTTCTGGGATGTATATGAATCTTTGAGTATAGATTTTGCAAACCCACAGGTGCCAGATTCTGAAAATTTAAGAAATTATAAGAATTCATCATCATATCGTTTCGGATTACAGTATGATGTAACTGAAATGTTTACGCTTCGTGCAGGATATTATTTTGATGAAACTCCGGTTCGTGATGGTTATTTTGCGCCAGAAACTCCAAGAAATGATAGTAGTGGTTATACTGCTGGTCTTACTGTAAACGTAGGTAAACATTTTCAAATAGATGCTTCATTCTTATACTTACACTTTAAAGAAGTTGATGCTTCTTATGATTATCACTTTGATCAAGGTGTTCGAGCACCTTTTAGCGGAACCTATAAATCTAGTGCCTTTGTACCTGGATTAGGAGTGTCTTACAAACTGTAATTGATAAAAAATTGAAAACAATGAAAAATACTATAAATATATGTTTAGGCTTACTTGCCATTGGGTTTGTAAGTTGTGAACCAGAATTTGAAAACCCTGTAAATGAAGAAGGGTTTTATGACAGCGGAAGTGCCAATTTTTCTAATTTTGTAGCAGTTGGTAACTCGTTAACAGCCGGCTTTGCAGATAATGCGCTGTATATTACAGGTCAACAAAACTCATATCCAAATATATTAGCTGGTCAATTTGAGTTTGCAGGTGGTGGTGATTTCACGCAACCGTTAATGAATGATAATTTAGGAGGATTGCTATTAAACGGAACTCAAATAGCAGATAATCGGTTAGTTCTTTCTGTAGGTGCAGATGGCGAAAGAGCTCCTGTTCTATTAGAAGGAAACCCAACAACTGAAATTACAAATGGCCCAACCGGACCATTTAATAATATGGGAATTCCAGGTGCTAAAAGTTTTCACTTAGTTGCTCCAGGTTATGGTAATGCTGGTGGAATTTTATCAGGTACTGCGAACCCATATTATGCTCGTATTGCAACTAGTAGTAATGCTACTGTAATCGCTGATGCTGCTTCTCAAAGCCCAAGTTTTTTCGCACTTTGGATTGGGAACAATGATATTTTAAGTTATGCTACTTCTGGTGGGGTTGGTGTTGACCAAACAGGAAATGTAGATCCAACTACTTATGGTCCTAATGATATAACAGACCCTAATGTTTTTGCTTCAGTTTATAGTCAAGAGGTTGACGCCTTAGCAGCAGGTGCTTCTGGAGGTGTATTGATTAATATTCCTGATGTAACATCAATTCCTTATTTCACCACTGTACCTGCACAAGCTATTCCTTTAGATGCTGCTACCGCTGGTGCTGTAAACACACAGTTTGCACAATATAATAATCAGGTGCTACCTACTTTAGTAGGAGCAGGAATTATTACACAAGAAGAAGCAGATGCTAGAATGGTAAACTTTTCTGCAGGACAGAACTTCCCTATTCTAACTGATGATGATTTAACAGATGTTACACAGATTTTAATTGCACAAGGTCTACCTCCTGAAACAGCAGCATTATTAGGCCAATTACGTCAAGCAAATAATAACGATTTAATTGTACTTACTGCATCCTCTGTTTTAGGAACACAAGCAGATCCAAATAACCCATTAAGTATTATTGGAGTTGCAGTTCCGTTACAGGATCAGTTTGTTTTAACTGGTGTAGAGCAATCTCGTGTTTCTACAGCTTCAGCTGCCTATAATGCTACTATACAGGGGATTGCTAGTGCTAATGATTTGGCTTTTGTAGATGCTAGAGCAGCCTTAAGGCAAGTAGCTCAAGGAGGTGTTGCATATAACGGAGGGGTTTTAACTTCTGCTTTTGCAACTGGTGGTGCTTTTTCATTAGATGGAGTTCACCCGACACCTAGAGGCTATGCATATACAGCAAATGTTATGATAGATGCTATTAATGCACAGTATAATGCAACAATTCCTAAAGTTGAAATAGGAAATTACGCCACTATAACGCTAGCTAACAACTAGTAGATGTAGATATTTAAAAATTAGTTATTAAAAAAAAACCGTTTCAGATTTTTCTGAAACGGTTTTTTTATCTTTATAGAAAACAAAAAAGATGAATACACTTTTAAAACTCCTATTAACGGCAGTAGCAGTTGTGGTACTTGCAAAAATTCTTCCCGGTGTGGCTGTAGAGGGTTATATCTCTGCTATTATTGTAGCGATAGTTATTGCCTTACTTAGGTTTATCGTTAAACCTATTCTTGTGATTTTAACGCTTCCCGTTACTATTATTACTTTAGGTCTTTTCCTATTAATAATCAACGCGATTATAATTTTAATGGCCGATTGGTTTGTGGGTGGTTTTGCTGTAGCAAACATTTGG comes from the Marixanthomonas ophiurae genome and includes:
- a CDS encoding phage holin family protein; translated protein: MNTLLKLLLTAVAVVVLAKILPGVAVEGYISAIIVAIVIALLRFIVKPILVILTLPVTIITLGLFLLIINAIIILMADWFVGGFAVANIWWALLFSLLLSFLQSVLFSFIDTEK
- a CDS encoding OmpP1/FadL family transporter — translated: MKKVVLLAVFALATAVTYAGGYRVSLQGQKALAMGHTGVAVVNSAESVFFNPAGLVYLENKLSISAGVSGVFSTVAYQNEALGTYAETDNPVSTPLYFYASYQATDWLALGLGVYTPYGSTVEYEDDWAGSHLVNNIDLQAIFIQPSVSLKVNDKFSVGGGPIYVTGSVNFNRNLTRSLTDLEGNRSEVTIDASGVTNWGWTAGFMFNPTDNLRIGANYRSEIILEAEEGDADFQNVPNSPLTPFVDTQFDASLPMPAELTVGLSYEFCEKWTFAFDYNRAFWDVYESLSIDFANPQVPDSENLRNYKNSSSYRFGLQYDVTEMFTLRAGYYFDETPVRDGYFAPETPRNDSSGYTAGLTVNVGKHFQIDASFLYLHFKEVDASYDYHFDQGVRAPFSGTYKSSAFVPGLGVSYKL
- a CDS encoding SGNH/GDSL hydrolase family protein — encoded protein: MKNTINICLGLLAIGFVSCEPEFENPVNEEGFYDSGSANFSNFVAVGNSLTAGFADNALYITGQQNSYPNILAGQFEFAGGGDFTQPLMNDNLGGLLLNGTQIADNRLVLSVGADGERAPVLLEGNPTTEITNGPTGPFNNMGIPGAKSFHLVAPGYGNAGGILSGTANPYYARIATSSNATVIADAASQSPSFFALWIGNNDILSYATSGGVGVDQTGNVDPTTYGPNDITDPNVFASVYSQEVDALAAGASGGVLINIPDVTSIPYFTTVPAQAIPLDAATAGAVNTQFAQYNNQVLPTLVGAGIITQEEADARMVNFSAGQNFPILTDDDLTDVTQILIAQGLPPETAALLGQLRQANNNDLIVLTASSVLGTQADPNNPLSIIGVAVPLQDQFVLTGVEQSRVSTASAAYNATIQGIASANDLAFVDARAALRQVAQGGVAYNGGVLTSAFATGGAFSLDGVHPTPRGYAYTANVMIDAINAQYNATIPKVEIGNYATITLANN